A single genomic interval of Helianthus annuus cultivar XRQ/B chromosome 6, HanXRQr2.0-SUNRISE, whole genome shotgun sequence harbors:
- the LOC110945151 gene encoding pentatricopeptide repeat-containing protein At1g74630 gives MPARCSMKCLGDPVCFLSVIVGFVQNSRPVDALLYFCEMRACGFGSTEYSVSGALRASAELARLEQCRMVHAHSFVNGLDLNVVVGTGLVDGYGKYGMVDEARLVFDGIVSVMNVVGWNALISNYAQGDNDSVLELYSMMEFRGLVPDEYSFLSVMTAFCNKGLTDETEHWFRKMKLEYKLEPWAEHYTCLVGAMGRVGRLEEVKNIALTMPNRKADAAMWRSLLSVSAHHVNWICTCENLRRSGFISLTMWSALKVLTYLSHSQGMTGSGLHEAC, from the exons ATGCCCGCAAgatgttcgatgaaatgcctcgGAGACCCGGTTTGTTTTTTGTCGGTTATTGTCGGGTTTGTGCAGAACTCTAGACCGGTTGATGCTTTGTTGTACTTTTGTGAGATGAGAGCTTGTGGTTTCGGGTCTACGGAGTATAGTGTGTCAGGTGCATTGCGTGCGTCGGCGGAACTAGCTCGTTTGGAACAGTGTAGGATGGTTCATGCGCATTCGTTTGTTAACGGGCTTGACTTGAATGTGGTAGTAGGGACTGGGCTGGTTGATGGGTATGGGAAATATGGGATGGTAGACGAAGCACGTTTGGTGTTTGATGGGATTGTGTCGGTTATGAATGTTGTAGGGTGGAATGCATTGATCTCTAACTATGCACAAGGGGATAATGATTCGGTTTTGGAGCTTTATTCGATGATGGAGTTTCGAGGTCTTGTGCCGGATGAATATAGTTTTTTATCGGTCATGACGGCTTTTTGCAACAAGGGTTTAACCGATGAGACAGAACATTGGTTCAGAAAGATGAAACTAGAGTATAAATTAGAACCGTGGGCTGAGCATTACACGTGTTTGGTGGGTGCGATGGGTCGAGTTGGGAGGTTAGAAGAAGTGAAAAACATCGCTTTGACGATGCCGAATCGTAAAGCCGATGCTGCAATGTGGAGATCTTTGCTATCGGTCAGTGCACATCATG TAAACTGGATTTGCACATGTGAGAATCTGCGACGGAGTGGGTTCATATCTTTAACTATGTGGTCGGCTTTAAAAGTTCTCACTTACTTGTCTCACAGCCAAGGCATGACAGGCTCTGGGCTACATGAAGCGTGTTAA
- the LOC110864373 gene encoding replication factor C subunit 2 produces MASSSSTSSSHGFEIPWVEKFRPTKVKDIVGNADAVSRLEVIARDGNMPNLILAGPPGTGKTTSILALAHELLGANYKEAVLELNASDDRGIDVVRNKIKMFAQKKVTLPAGRHKVIILDEADSMTSGAQQALRRTMEIYSNSTRFALACNTSSKIIEPIQSRCALVRFSRLSDDEILGRLKVVADAEKVPYVPEGLEAIIFTADGDMRQALNNLQATYAGFRFVNQENVFKVCDQPHPLHVKNMVRNVIEGRFDEACSGLKQLYDLGYSPTDIITTLFRIIKNYDMAEYLKLEFMKETGFAHMRICDGVGSYLQLCGLLSKFSLACLTAKA; encoded by the exons ATGGCGTCCTCATCCTCAACTTCGTCTAGCCATGGCTTCGAGATCCCGTGGGTGGAGAAGTTCCGACCGACAAAGGTGAAAGACATTGTCGGAAACGCAGATGCAGTCTCCAGACTCGAAGTAATCGCACGCGATGGTAACATGCCCAATCTGATTCTAGCT GGTCCTCCTGGAACTGGTAAGACTACAAGCATATTAGCTCTCGCACATGAACTACTTGGAGCAAATTACAAGGAGGCTGTTTTAGAGCTAAATGCATCAGATGATAG AGGCATTGATGTTGTGAGAAACAAAATCAAGATGTTTGCTCAAAAGAAAGTTACATTACCTGCTGGAAGGCACAAAGTAATAATTTTGGATGAAGCTGACAG CATGACATCTGGAGCACAACAAGCATTAAGAAGGACAATGGAAATATATTCAAACTCTACTCGCTTTGCTCTTGCATGCAACACATCTTCTAAAATAATCGAACCCATCCAGAGTCGGTGTGCACTTGTACGGTTTTCCAGGCTGTCCGATGATGAAATTCTCGGTCGTCTCAAGGTTGTTGCTGATGCTGAAAAG GTGCCTTATGTCCCAGAAGGGCTTGAAGCGATTATTTTTACTGCTGATGGTGATATGCGACAAGCGTTGAATAATTTACAAGCCACTTATGCTGGATTTCGATTTGTCAACCAAGAAAACGTGTTTAAG GTGTGCGACCAGCCTCATCCGTTGCATGTGAAGAATATGGTTCGCAATGTGATTGAGGGAAGATTTGATGAGGCTTGTTCTGGTCTAAAGCAGCTGTATGATCTGGGCTATTCTCCAACTGATATCATCACAACCCTTTTCAGAATCATAAAGAATTATGATATGGCAGAGTACCTGAAACTGGAATTCATGAAG GAAACTGGATTTGCTCATATGAGAATCTGTGATGGAGTTGGTTCGTATCTTCAACTATGTGGTCTGCTTTCTAAGTTCTCACTTGCTTGTTTAACTGCCAAGGCGTGA